The genomic segment TTCGCAACTTCTGATTAAAACCGAAGTCCTCACTTCGTACAAATTCTTGCAAGTTAAAAACAAAGTTGTGTACTTCGCATTCTATCTCATTCTAAGTTAAACTAAGAGTTGTGGGAATTGAGTTCGCAGAAGGTGAAAattctttgtttcaaaatatgcGAATACGGAGTGGTCACCGCGACCAAAAAGCTCCGGAATAagttcaaacaaaaaacaaacggGGGGCAACTTTTGCCAAAACAACCCCAGGGTAAAAACTATTGAGTTCGGGGAGCACGGTCCGACGCCGCTTTGGAAAGGGCCAGTCCCATCTCTGCAAGCTCTCCTACCGACTTGGTGTTCGCCAGAAAGTCATCCATTCCCTGATTCAACATTTGCCCGAGATTAGTGCCGGACTCGTCGATTGTAACGCTCAAAGGGTGTTCGCTGCACAAAAGATCGGGCGTATCCTCCAAAAGGTCTGAAAATCCAGAGAGGTCGAAGTCACGGGGAGTTACCTTCGAAACCTTTTCGTCGGCCTCTTCCTCGTCGGCTTTCAGAAGTCCGAGCTCAGCTTCCATGTCTCGGATTTCTCCCCTCAAGATCTCCTCGATCAGCATCCGGTTAGCCCTGATCTCAGCGGCTCGGATCTTGGCCGGGGCcagcttctccctctcttcgaAAGTGACCTTCACCTCCTCGACCAATGGACGGAGAGTTCGCCTCATTGCCTGCCTCTCTTCTCTCCGCACCCTCTCAATCTCGCAGCTGTTGCCAGCCTCGAGTAGCTGGTTGCGGAGCTCGATCTCGTGAAACCTGTTCTTTGCCGCCTTCGCGTCCTCTGCCGCCTTGAAGTAAAGGTCCCCTGCCTTCTTCAGTTTGTCTCGGAGGTCCTCGTTAGCAACCCCGAGGTCCAGTACCTTTATCTCGGCTTTTTTCATCCGAGCTCGGATTTGCTCGGCTTTCGCCACGGTGCTAGCGTTCTCAGCCTCCAGCTTGGCATACTCCTTTACCTCAGCTTCCAGGTCAGCAATCCTCTCTTCAAGAAGGCACACTTCGGAAGACGAGGGGGAGGCGAACAGCTGGTCAGGATGGATGGTAACAAAATAGAGCGAATTCCGGAGTGATATTTACTACTAACCTCGCCAATCTTATTTGTGAAGCAGAAGAAGTTCACACGGTTAGTCTCGGACATATCGGCGAACGCCGGGATCCGGACTCCTGGTTGCGTGTAGCTCCTCATCAGATCAGTTGGGGAGGTAGGGGGAGCTGAGATATTTAAGCAGTGTTATTTTACTCGGTAACAATCTAAAATtttttcaaagcaaaaaaaaaaacaacactttGGGTTATCGTTACGTCGGGAGGAAGGACGCTGTTCCTTTGAAGGCAACCTCCCAGAGGAGTCCCCGATCTCTTTCAAAGGGGGAACCTCCTTAGATCTCCTCTCCGAGGAGGGACCCCCATCTTTCAAGACAGACCTACTTCGGTCGTCCCCCGATGAACCAGTCCGAGCTCGACTCTTCTCGCGAGAAGACGAGGAAGTCTCTGGCTCCTTCCGTTTCTTAGATGAGTCGGCGCGCTGAGAGCTGACTTCTCCGGAAGACTTCCTTGTAGATTGAGGGGGAGCTGCAATCTCCCGTGGCTCATCACTAGAATCAACTAGGACAATCACGGGGGATTTGGTCGGACTAGTCGAAGGTCCGGAGGCGTTTGTGAGAGGCTCGGAAGGGCCATCAAGGAACTCAGGAGTCTCGTCGACCTCAGGGACGGACGAACTGGACTTCTTGGTAGGAAGGCGAGCTTTGCCCTCAGCAAGGGCCGCAGCCATGTTTAGCTTCGCCTCCTTCTCAGCAGCCCGGCACGCTCTTTCTTCTCGATAGTTCATCTCCGAAGTGCTTATAGGGTCGGAGCAGACGAGAGAGCGTCCTCTGAGCCTAACCGAGGACTCCCTAATCCTTTCACATGAGAAAGAATCCCAAGCGATCTGTTCCTGACTACAGAACCTCGAGAAAAACTCGGCAAACGTAGGACAGAGCAATCCGCGCTCGAAGTGATCTGAGAAGAGAATGACAAAGAGTGAGAAGcaagaaaagatatatattacgGTTATACATAACAAAGAGCACTATTCTTCCAATTTTCGAAGTCCACTTCGATACGTGCGAACTCAAGAGGTGGCCAAAAGTGAGTTCGTTAAGCGGGAAGAAAAAGTAAGACTTCCGCCACTTCTCGTCCTTCTCGGTTAGGTCATCATAGACCTTCAGTCCGGAAAGCGGACTTACATAGAGCGTGCCCTTGGTGCAACATGTCTTCACCGTGTACACTTGAAGAAAGTCGGCCAGGGATAGTTTGTAGTTAAACTCCTCCCCCAGAGTTTGAAGGCACACAACAATTCGGACGAAGTTCGGGCACATCTGGGGGAGAGCAAAGCCCAGTTCGAACATCATCTTTACGATGAGTTCGGGGAGGGGAAACGACAGACCACACGCAGAGAAGAATATCTTGAACGCGCAACAGTACCCTGGAGGAGGGTTCTCCGGGGATTCGTGAGCCTCCGGGAACTTGATCTCGATCTCCGGCGGAATCCCAGTGGATCCTCTAATTTCAGCTATATTCTCCGCAGAGAGAATTGACAGCTGATGGGGACCATAAACGCCCGGAATCAAAGGTTTCGCAGTTTTACCCGACGAGGATTTCGGAGGAGACATGCTTTTCGAGTAATATCAGTAAAAAGTAGAGGAAAAACGAAGAAATTTCCGGCGAAAGCAAAGAAACTaacagaagagagagaaatcGCAGagcaaaacgaaaagaaaactgaaaattaagAGTAGAAGGGAGAAGTCGGGTGAGTTTACCTTTATACACGGAACCGGCTAGTAATGATTACCTGGGGAAGCGAAAGGTCTCGAACCGCTATTCCTCTCTCTTATAGCTTACACGCTACCCGGTGGGCCTCGAAGCTTGTTCGGGAAGGCAAATCTCATCGTTATCACGATCAAATCGTGGAGATAtggggaatattcagtttcccgAAATTGCTCGGTTGGAGATCAGAAGTCCCCCGAACTGATCAGCTCGggagacttggggggcaactgttgtacccacgattcGCCATCTCGGATAAACAGGCAAAAGGCCTGGGCCGGGCACATTACACGGGTTAAGGATGCAGCTCGGGACGGCCCATCAGGCCCGTAGAAAAAAAGAGAGCGGAGAGGTGACATATCAGTTAGCTCGCAGCTCGAgctcggtcaaagattcccgcattcaagtGTATTAATTAGGACGCAAAAatcatgtaaaattaattacccaattaatGCGTAATTAATTTgtctgtataaatatgtaagggggggaGTCATTTGGAAGGATCGAACAATTTTTTCTTGAagcaatacaataaaaattctAGTACTCAAACACTCTCAATTCAGTTCGCAACTTTAAACGGTGTCAAGCTCCTCCACACTtgaatcacttcggaaggagagaaTTTATTTCAGTTCTCACAGTAGGGAGGTCTGTGACTGATGCACGAGACAAAACTATATTACCAAGCAGTCTGTATCAAGCTAGAGAACGCAAGAAAATGGAGGTTTCACGTGGAAAGAAGAAATGAGTTAAGGCATCGTGTctgtgtttttgtgtgttttaagcATCGtgtgttttgaatattttcagtTGACTTGTGTTTGACAAACCttacttttgtgtgttttaagcATTGTGTGTTTTAAACTTGAGTTTATTTCTTATTAATGCATTGTGTTTGTTGTCAAAATTGTCACAAAAATACAGTGTTTTTGTCATTGTCAACGACCAAAATATATGTCAACACCAAATTTCACAAACGAACACATTCTTCTACAccaacaatcaaaatacaaaaccatACACTTAAACTAGTTGAAGA from the Camelina sativa cultivar DH55 chromosome 12, Cs, whole genome shotgun sequence genome contains:
- the LOC109128015 gene encoding uncharacterized protein At3g60930, chloroplastic-like, which codes for MSPPKSSSGKTAKPLIPGVYGPHQLSILSAENIAEIRGSTGIPPEIEIKFPEAHESPENPPPGYCCAFKIFFSACGLSFPLPELIVKMMFELGFALPQMCPNFVRIVVCLQTLGEEFNYKLSLADFLQVYTVKTCCTKGTLYVSPLSGLKVYDDLTEKDEKWRKSYFFFPLNELTFGHLLNHFERGLLCPTFAEFFSRFCSQEQIAWDSFSCERIRESSVRLRGRSLVCSDPISTSEMNYREERACRAAEKEAKLNMAAALAEGKARLPTKKSSSSVPEVDETPEFLDGPSEPLTNASGPSTSPTKSPVIVLVDSSDEPREIAAPPQSTRKSSGEVSSQRADSSKKRKEPETSSSSREKSRARTGSSGDDRSRSVLKDGGPSSERRSKEVPPLKEIGDSSGRLPSKEQRPSSRPPPTSPTDLMRSYTQPGVRIPAFADMSETNRVNFFCFTNKIGELFASPSSSEVCLLEERIADLEAEVKEYAKLEAENASTVAKAEQIRARMKKAEIKVLDLGVANEDLRDKLKKAGDLYFKAAEDAKAAKNRFHEIELRNQLLEAGNSCEIERVRREERQAMRRTLRPLVEEVKVTFEEREKLAPAKIRAAEIRANRMLIEEILRGEIRDMEAELGLLKADEEEADEKVSKVTPRDFDLSGFSDLLEDTPDLLCSEHPLSVTIDESGTNLGQMLNQGMDDFLANTKSVGELAEMGLALSKAASDRAPRTQ